In a single window of the Amycolatopsis sp. cg5 genome:
- a CDS encoding MFS transporter, which yields MRAQVRYMLGITVDAMGSGMYVPLSLLYFHHLTGMPLEQVGVIMSAGALLALVSNPIAGVLVDRYGARTVVVGGYFVRAAGFFCYPFVDSPVPMFLAVALVALGDGSFPPAIQSFVAEIAQGDSRDKLLAAQRSLRNAGLGAGGLIAGAALALGSDAAYQAIVVVSGIAFLAAAGFIGTIPSTHVAAPKAERVRGGYREVFRNRTFLALTVANVPTAFGYMVLAVSLPVYITQQLGASSSLVGVLYAVNTVGIALLQIPVTRMLTRYRRTRMAALGAAVFSVSFLAFGLLGVFSTGAVLMTGIFAATALFTAGELLHGATASALVASAAPEATRGRHLSVYQLSWAIPIALAPALLTALLTWSAVGMWVLLATGVAGSALAMLKLEPLLPEAAVRSRLSLIPSE from the coding sequence ATGCGGGCTCAGGTCAGGTACATGCTCGGCATCACGGTCGACGCCATGGGCAGCGGCATGTACGTGCCGCTTTCCCTGCTGTACTTCCATCATCTGACCGGGATGCCGCTCGAACAGGTCGGCGTCATCATGAGCGCCGGCGCGTTGCTGGCACTGGTCAGCAATCCGATCGCGGGCGTGCTCGTGGACCGGTACGGCGCGCGAACGGTCGTCGTCGGCGGCTATTTCGTGCGTGCTGCCGGGTTCTTCTGTTATCCGTTCGTCGACTCGCCGGTGCCGATGTTCCTGGCCGTGGCGCTGGTCGCGCTCGGCGACGGCTCGTTCCCGCCCGCGATCCAGTCGTTCGTCGCGGAAATCGCGCAAGGTGACAGCCGGGACAAACTCCTTGCCGCGCAGCGCAGTCTCCGCAACGCCGGGCTCGGCGCGGGCGGGCTCATCGCCGGTGCCGCGCTCGCGCTGGGCAGCGATGCCGCGTATCAGGCGATCGTCGTGGTCAGCGGCATCGCGTTCCTCGCGGCGGCCGGGTTCATCGGCACCATCCCGAGCACACACGTCGCCGCGCCGAAGGCGGAACGGGTCCGTGGCGGCTACCGCGAGGTGTTCCGCAACCGGACCTTCCTCGCGCTGACCGTCGCGAACGTGCCGACGGCGTTCGGGTACATGGTGCTCGCCGTGAGCCTGCCGGTGTACATCACCCAGCAGCTTGGCGCGTCGAGTTCGCTGGTCGGTGTGCTCTACGCGGTCAACACCGTGGGAATCGCGCTGCTGCAGATCCCGGTCACCAGGATGCTCACCCGCTACCGCCGGACCCGGATGGCCGCGCTCGGCGCCGCCGTTTTCTCGGTGTCGTTCTTGGCATTCGGCTTATTGGGTGTTTTCTCGACCGGTGCTGTCCTGATGACCGGGATATTCGCGGCGACGGCGTTGTTCACCGCAGGCGAGCTTTTGCACGGCGCGACCGCGTCGGCGCTGGTGGCGAGTGCGGCGCCGGAAGCCACCCGTGGCAGGCATTTGTCCGTCTATCAGCTGTCTTGGGCGATTCCTATCGCGCTCGCGCCTGCCTTGTTGACCGCGTTGCTCACCTGGTCGGCGGTAGGCATGTGGGTTTTGCTCGCCACCGGTGTCGCCGGTTCGGCACTCGCGATGCTGAAGCTGGAACCGCTTTTGCCGGAAGCGGCCGTTCGTTCACGACTTTCGTTGATACCGAGTGAATAG
- a CDS encoding purple acid phosphatase family protein: protein MPSENGLSRRKALGLLGAGAATPLLGTDIASAAAPAFVLTPGAAGAPPVSGLHLTFGSDPARQMVVSWITDSPVRNPRVLFGGLDTGFGACAQARTRTYVDGASNRTVYVHHARLERLRPDTSYVYAAQHDGAGPDAGTFRTAPGGRAAFTFTSFGDQSTPHATWNAEGAPALTIAGAPAAADIVAGIERVAPLFHLLNGDLCYANLELDRIRTWNGFFQNNARSARFRPWMPAAGNHEVEKLNGPIGFNAFQTYFTLPDGDTDPELNGLWYAFTAGSVRVIVVQNEDNCFQDGADYYLRGFSGGRQQAFLERELRAARASRDIDWIVVAMHQVMMSSADASGGDMGLRQAYGPLFDKYGVDLVVCGHEHHYERSLAVRGVVSGSETLTPNPASTATDVVDTSQGTVHMVLGGGGVSRPTNHLFFPQGKAKVITGVGEPGPNGKRPSKYAFESAVWSAKRDAEHPYGFAAFTVDPGRRPGDLTRMHVTYYNVNKPNGELSVFEQFTLQRPRADG, encoded by the coding sequence ATGCCTTCCGAAAACGGGCTCTCCCGTCGTAAAGCGTTAGGCCTGCTCGGCGCGGGCGCCGCGACTCCCTTGCTGGGAACCGACATCGCCTCGGCGGCGGCGCCCGCCTTCGTGCTCACCCCGGGAGCGGCGGGCGCCCCGCCGGTCTCGGGACTGCATCTGACCTTCGGGTCGGATCCGGCGCGGCAGATGGTCGTCTCGTGGATCACCGATTCGCCGGTGCGCAATCCGCGCGTGTTGTTCGGCGGGCTCGACACCGGGTTCGGCGCGTGCGCGCAAGCCCGGACCCGCACTTATGTGGACGGCGCGTCGAACCGGACCGTCTACGTGCACCACGCGCGGCTCGAGCGGCTACGGCCGGACACGTCCTACGTGTACGCCGCGCAGCACGATGGCGCGGGCCCGGACGCCGGGACGTTCCGGACGGCGCCGGGTGGCCGGGCGGCCTTCACGTTCACGAGTTTCGGTGACCAGTCGACGCCGCACGCCACCTGGAACGCGGAAGGCGCGCCCGCGCTGACCATCGCGGGCGCACCGGCCGCGGCGGACATCGTGGCAGGCATCGAGCGGGTCGCGCCGCTGTTCCACCTGCTCAACGGCGATCTCTGCTACGCCAACCTGGAACTGGACCGCATCCGCACCTGGAACGGCTTCTTCCAGAACAACGCCAGGTCCGCGCGGTTCCGGCCGTGGATGCCCGCGGCGGGCAACCACGAGGTCGAAAAGCTGAACGGGCCGATCGGGTTCAACGCGTTCCAGACCTACTTCACGCTGCCGGACGGCGACACCGATCCCGAACTCAACGGGCTCTGGTACGCGTTCACCGCGGGTTCGGTGCGGGTGATCGTGGTGCAGAACGAAGACAACTGCTTCCAGGACGGCGCGGACTACTACCTGCGCGGTTTCTCCGGCGGCCGTCAGCAGGCCTTCCTGGAGCGGGAACTGCGTGCCGCGCGGGCGTCGCGGGACATCGACTGGATCGTCGTCGCCATGCACCAGGTGATGATGAGCTCGGCCGACGCCAGCGGGGGAGACATGGGCCTCCGGCAGGCGTACGGCCCGCTGTTCGACAAGTACGGCGTCGACCTCGTCGTCTGCGGGCACGAACATCACTACGAGCGCTCGCTCGCGGTGCGCGGCGTGGTGTCCGGGAGCGAGACGCTGACGCCGAATCCGGCCTCCACCGCGACCGACGTGGTGGACACCTCGCAGGGGACGGTCCACATGGTCCTCGGCGGTGGCGGGGTTTCGCGGCCGACGAACCACCTGTTCTTCCCACAGGGCAAGGCGAAGGTGATCACCGGCGTCGGCGAGCCGGGCCCGAACGGCAAGCGGCCGTCGAAGTACGCCTTCGAAAGCGCTGTCTGGTCGGCGAAGCGCGACGCCGAGCATCCCTACGGTTTCGCGGCCTTCACGGTCGATCCCGGGCGACGGCCCGGCGATCTCACCCGGATGCACGTGACCTACTACAACGTGAACAAGCCCAACGGCGAGCTTTCGGTCTTCGAGCAGTTCACGTTGCAGCGGCCACGTGCGGATGGCTAG
- a CDS encoding SMP-30/gluconolactonase/LRE family protein: MTRRFGAFAAIAALALSLFTTPVAQAHGLPATIPLPNGFMPEGIEIGGHTAYLGSRADGSLYRVNLLNGKGEFFSKGPGPGSASLGLKLDDRGRLFVSGAASGQARIVDARTGAVIKTYQLTTAASTFINDVILTEDAAWFTDTRSPVLYKLPLGRHGSLPAQSVTVPLTGAGLPTAAFGNGIVTSPDGKSLLVVADGKLLKVDPKTGATTLTDLGGEVLTNGDGLLRQGNTLYVVQNRLNTVAKFALDRTGSAGKLLKKATDPRFDVPTTVAPFAGRLYLPNARFSSPQTPDTTFDVIAIPRF; this comes from the coding sequence ATGACCAGGAGATTCGGGGCTTTCGCGGCAATTGCCGCACTCGCACTGTCCTTGTTCACCACGCCGGTCGCCCAGGCACACGGCCTGCCCGCGACCATTCCGCTGCCCAACGGCTTCATGCCGGAGGGCATTGAGATCGGCGGCCACACCGCGTATCTCGGCTCGCGCGCGGACGGTTCGCTCTACCGCGTCAACCTGCTCAACGGAAAAGGTGAGTTCTTCAGCAAAGGCCCCGGCCCGGGGTCGGCCTCACTCGGCCTGAAACTCGATGACCGCGGCAGGCTGTTCGTGTCCGGCGCGGCCAGTGGCCAGGCCCGGATCGTCGACGCGCGCACCGGTGCGGTCATCAAGACCTACCAGCTCACGACGGCGGCTTCGACGTTCATCAACGACGTCATCCTGACCGAGGACGCGGCCTGGTTCACCGACACGCGCTCGCCGGTGCTCTACAAACTGCCGCTCGGGCGCCACGGTTCGCTGCCCGCCCAGTCGGTCACCGTGCCGCTGACCGGCGCGGGCCTGCCGACCGCGGCCTTCGGCAACGGCATCGTCACCAGCCCGGACGGCAAGTCACTGCTCGTCGTCGCCGACGGCAAGCTGCTCAAGGTGGACCCGAAGACCGGCGCGACCACACTGACCGACCTCGGCGGCGAGGTGCTGACCAACGGCGACGGGTTGCTGCGCCAGGGCAACACGCTCTACGTCGTGCAGAACCGGCTCAACACGGTCGCGAAGTTCGCGCTCGACCGCACCGGCTCGGCCGGCAAGCTGCTGAAGAAGGCGACCGATCCGCGGTTCGACGTGCCGACGACCGTGGCTCCGTTCGCGGGCAGGCTCTACCTGCCGAACGCGCGGTTCAGCTCGCCTCAGACGCCGGACACCACGTTCGACGTCATCGCCATTCCCAGGTTCTAG
- a CDS encoding alpha/beta fold hydrolase, with product MRSKLLVLAGVVALSTGLVTPAVAAGPRLEDPSACAHDASFTCATLTVPLDYRGHTPGTLKLKVATANNVDAPKGVLLFLTGGPGQPGAPYTTKISGRMPEVFKDYRLVMIDQRGTGTNAINCPQMQAQVGSSDIEVPAREAVAECARILGDTAQFYGSDSTTADLDRLRQALGARKIVVDGVSYGSLTAARYAVAHPGNVSKVILDSVVPHHVTAEDSLYLVSLKAHARVLRDACAAAPACGFDPAEDLAWYVKNHDTAAGVALFDMIVTYEFVDPSYRDPSVMGTDLVTALHSARSGDTAKLDSLLENLASGGDPVTEFSTGLHTATLCSDQRFPWGNAATPTFIRPALLKLAEKRLSSRDTWPFSPAVAAGQGFVQTCLNWPAERPNSNPAGKLPDVPVLLLNGDHDLSTPMEWAFQEAKLAPQGKVVIVKGASHSIQNREQGHAGRDAVAEFLSIR from the coding sequence ATGCGATCGAAGCTGCTCGTACTCGCCGGAGTCGTCGCGCTGTCCACCGGTCTCGTCACGCCCGCCGTCGCGGCAGGCCCGAGGCTGGAGGATCCGAGCGCGTGCGCGCACGACGCGAGCTTCACCTGCGCCACGCTGACCGTGCCGCTGGACTACCGCGGTCACACGCCGGGCACGCTCAAGCTGAAGGTCGCGACGGCGAACAACGTCGACGCGCCCAAGGGTGTGCTGCTGTTCCTCACCGGCGGACCGGGTCAGCCGGGCGCGCCGTACACGACCAAGATCAGCGGGCGGATGCCCGAGGTGTTCAAGGACTACCGGCTGGTCATGATCGACCAGCGGGGCACCGGCACGAACGCGATCAACTGCCCGCAAATGCAAGCGCAGGTCGGCAGCTCGGACATCGAGGTGCCCGCCCGCGAAGCGGTCGCCGAATGCGCGCGGATACTCGGTGACACGGCGCAGTTCTACGGCAGCGACTCGACGACGGCCGATCTCGACCGGCTCCGCCAGGCACTCGGCGCGCGGAAGATCGTGGTCGACGGGGTTTCCTACGGCTCGCTGACCGCGGCGAGGTACGCGGTCGCGCATCCGGGCAACGTCTCGAAGGTCATCCTCGACTCGGTGGTCCCGCACCACGTGACGGCCGAGGACTCGCTCTATCTCGTCAGCCTCAAGGCGCACGCGCGTGTGCTGCGTGACGCCTGTGCCGCCGCTCCGGCCTGCGGGTTCGATCCGGCAGAGGATCTCGCCTGGTACGTGAAGAACCACGACACCGCGGCGGGGGTGGCGTTGTTCGACATGATCGTCACCTACGAGTTCGTCGACCCGAGTTATCGCGACCCGTCGGTGATGGGCACCGACCTCGTCACCGCGCTGCACTCGGCACGCTCAGGCGACACCGCGAAGCTGGACTCGTTGCTGGAAAACCTGGCGTCCGGCGGCGACCCGGTCACCGAATTCAGCACCGGTTTGCACACGGCGACTCTGTGCTCGGACCAACGTTTCCCGTGGGGAAATGCCGCCACGCCGACGTTCATTCGGCCGGCGTTGCTGAAACTCGCGGAAAAGCGGCTGAGCTCGCGTGACACCTGGCCGTTCAGCCCGGCCGTCGCGGCGGGCCAGGGTTTCGTGCAGACCTGCCTGAACTGGCCTGCCGAGCGGCCGAATTCCAACCCGGCCGGAAAGCTGCCGGACGTCCCGGTGCTACTGCTCAACGGCGACCACGACCTGTCGACGCCGATGGAATGGGCCTTCCAGGAGGCCAAGCTCGCGCCGCAGGGCAAGGTCGTGATCGTGAAGGGCGCTTCACACTCCATCCAGAACCGCGAACAGGGTCACGCTGGGCGGGACGCGGTCGCCGAGTTCCTGTCGATTCGCTGA
- a CDS encoding pyridoxal 5'-phosphate synthase: MFRWPSFPDELPGFDTSSAPAKPHDLFLDWVAEAGEHVLAPHAVTLSTVDEDGPDARVVVLRGVDDDGWAFSTSLDSPKAAQLDQDPRAALTFFWPGRGRQVRLRGRVSHAPAEASADDFDNRSPLSKAEVLLGHQSEVLASHEELVRAGAEVERALAENPELRPVSWQRYVFAPTVAEFWQGAIDRRHVRLRYRLEDGGWVRELLWP, encoded by the coding sequence TTGTTCCGCTGGCCGTCTTTTCCTGACGAGCTGCCCGGGTTCGACACCTCGTCGGCGCCCGCGAAACCGCACGACCTCTTCTTGGACTGGGTCGCCGAAGCGGGCGAACACGTGCTGGCGCCGCACGCGGTCACTTTGTCCACAGTGGACGAAGATGGCCCCGACGCGCGGGTGGTCGTGTTGCGGGGGGTCGACGACGACGGCTGGGCGTTCTCGACCAGTCTGGACAGCCCGAAAGCCGCTCAACTGGACCAGGATCCGAGAGCGGCGCTCACGTTCTTCTGGCCGGGCCGTGGCCGCCAGGTCCGGCTGCGCGGCCGGGTCAGCCACGCACCGGCCGAGGCCAGTGCCGACGACTTCGACAACCGCTCGCCGCTGTCCAAGGCAGAGGTGCTGCTCGGCCATCAGTCGGAAGTGCTGGCAAGCCATGAGGAACTCGTCCGCGCCGGCGCGGAGGTCGAACGCGCGCTGGCCGAAAACCCGGAACTGAGGCCGGTTTCCTGGCAGCGGTACGTGTTCGCACCGACCGTCGCCGAGTTCTGGCAGGGCGCGATCGACCGGCGGCACGTCCGCCTGCGGTACCGGCTCGAAGACGGCGGCTGGGTCCGCGAGCTGCTCTGGCCCTGA
- a CDS encoding DoxX family protein — MKLFDQGRDHVIGLFRIVLGFLFFIHGAAKLFGIFGAKAAADAFVWPGWWASLIQFVGGALVLLGIGTRGAALICSGSMAYAYFTAHQPSNLLPIANGGELAALFCWGFLLIAFLGNGKWALDGVLKRHPARVETAH, encoded by the coding sequence GTGAAACTCTTCGACCAAGGGCGTGACCACGTCATTGGCCTGTTCAGGATCGTATTGGGGTTCCTCTTCTTCATCCACGGCGCCGCGAAGCTCTTTGGCATCTTCGGCGCGAAAGCGGCCGCCGACGCCTTCGTCTGGCCCGGCTGGTGGGCGTCGCTCATCCAGTTCGTCGGCGGGGCGCTGGTGCTGCTCGGCATCGGCACGAGGGGCGCCGCGCTCATCTGCTCCGGTTCGATGGCGTACGCGTACTTCACCGCGCACCAGCCGTCGAACCTGCTCCCGATCGCGAACGGCGGTGAGCTGGCCGCCCTGTTCTGCTGGGGATTCCTGCTGATCGCGTTCCTGGGCAACGGCAAGTGGGCACTCGATGGCGTGCTCAAGCGACACCCGGCCAGGGTGGAAACGGCCCATTGA
- a CDS encoding peptidylprolyl isomerase, which produces MKRVTDSLKATLHTNKGDIHLTLFPNHAPKTVENFVGLAEGTKDYSTENATGGKTGPFYDGSIFHRVIDGFMLQGGDPTGTGRGGPGYRFADEFHPELQFSKPYLLAMANAGPGTNGSQFFITVAQTPHLNFKHTIFGEVVDAASQAVVDAIGRTATGPGDKPLEDVVIEKVSITR; this is translated from the coding sequence ATGAAGCGCGTGACTGACTCGTTGAAGGCCACCCTGCACACCAACAAGGGTGATATCCACCTGACCCTGTTCCCAAACCACGCGCCGAAGACCGTGGAGAACTTCGTCGGCCTGGCCGAGGGCACGAAGGACTACTCGACCGAGAACGCCACCGGCGGCAAGACGGGTCCGTTCTACGACGGCTCGATCTTCCACCGCGTGATCGACGGCTTCATGCTGCAGGGCGGTGACCCCACCGGCACCGGCCGCGGCGGCCCCGGCTACCGCTTCGCCGACGAGTTCCACCCGGAGCTGCAGTTCAGCAAGCCCTACCTGCTGGCGATGGCGAACGCCGGGCCCGGCACCAACGGCTCGCAGTTCTTCATCACCGTCGCGCAGACGCCGCACCTGAACTTCAAGCACACCATCTTCGGTGAGGTCGTCGACGCCGCCTCGCAGGCCGTCGTGGACGCCATTGGCCGCACCGCGACCGGCCCCGGCGACAAGCCGCTCGAGGACGTCGTGATCGAGAAGGTCAGCATCACCCGCTGA
- a CDS encoding rhomboid family intramembrane serine protease: MSQPPYPQIPESAALPGCWWHPKRQTGLSCVRCGRPACPDCLREASVGFQCVDCVESGQRVDKEQRKQYEAAGYGQRTITGALMPRRVVVTPVLIAINVLVFLLTVVQSGSVTNNNGGSEIGAGGWLDSVRVAHDGEYWRLFTSGFLHDGLLHIAVNMLSLWMLGRDLERAMGPLRYTAAYLVSLFGGSVAVVLFAPDRPVVGASGAIYGLLGAILIALLRLKLNPTQALVIIGVNLVLSVSIPGISLFAHLGGLVAGAIVMAAMVYAPEKSRKVWQSATTAAIAVALAGLFVIGEVRLDGQTCVVAQPERDHYVCSAGS; this comes from the coding sequence GTGAGCCAGCCCCCGTATCCCCAGATTCCCGAGTCTGCCGCGCTGCCCGGCTGCTGGTGGCATCCGAAGCGGCAGACCGGTCTCAGCTGTGTCCGCTGCGGCCGACCGGCCTGCCCGGACTGTCTTCGCGAAGCCTCCGTCGGCTTCCAGTGCGTCGACTGTGTCGAATCCGGCCAGCGCGTCGACAAGGAACAGCGCAAGCAGTACGAAGCCGCCGGCTACGGCCAGCGCACGATCACCGGCGCGCTGATGCCGAGGCGCGTCGTGGTCACGCCGGTGCTGATCGCCATCAACGTGCTGGTCTTCCTGCTGACCGTCGTGCAGTCCGGCAGCGTCACGAACAACAACGGCGGCTCCGAGATCGGGGCGGGCGGCTGGCTCGACTCCGTCCGCGTCGCGCACGACGGCGAGTACTGGCGGCTGTTCACCAGCGGTTTCCTGCATGACGGCCTGCTGCACATCGCCGTCAACATGCTCTCGCTGTGGATGCTGGGCCGCGATCTCGAACGCGCGATGGGCCCGCTCCGCTACACCGCGGCCTACCTGGTCTCACTCTTCGGCGGTTCGGTCGCCGTGGTGCTGTTCGCGCCCGATCGGCCCGTCGTCGGTGCTTCCGGGGCCATCTACGGCCTGCTGGGCGCCATCCTCATCGCGCTGCTCCGGCTGAAGCTCAACCCGACCCAGGCGCTGGTGATCATCGGCGTGAACCTGGTGCTGAGCGTCTCGATCCCGGGTATCTCACTCTTCGCCCACCTCGGTGGCTTGGTCGCGGGCGCGATCGTGATGGCCGCGATGGTCTACGCGCCGGAGAAGAGCCGCAAGGTCTGGCAGTCGGCGACGACCGCGGCGATCGCGGTCGCGCTGGCCGGGCTCTTCGTGATCGGCGAAGTCCGGCTCGACGGGCAGACCTGCGTCGTCGCGCAGCCTGAGCGCGACCACTACGTCTGCTCAGCCGGCTCGTAG
- a CDS encoding PH domain-containing protein: MDNSPASWAPAPAVLVAEWLITALAAIGTIAIAVGGDPRGAILFGLVTVVAGAFALHATLVRPRLSADSRGIRARTLTGSVLLPWGITRVRLRTTRRLGRDGVTLEIEAEDRLMVFGRMDLGEDPRDVLDVLSALRAG; encoded by the coding sequence GTGGATAACTCACCGGCCAGCTGGGCTCCGGCCCCCGCGGTTCTCGTCGCGGAATGGCTGATCACCGCCCTGGCCGCGATCGGCACCATCGCGATCGCGGTCGGCGGTGACCCACGCGGCGCCATCCTGTTCGGGCTCGTGACGGTGGTCGCCGGCGCGTTCGCGCTGCACGCCACCCTCGTCAGGCCGCGTCTGAGCGCCGACAGCAGGGGCATCAGGGCCAGGACCCTCACGGGCTCCGTTCTGCTGCCCTGGGGCATCACCAGGGTGCGGTTGCGCACGACCAGGCGGCTCGGGCGCGACGGCGTGACGCTGGAGATCGAAGCCGAGGACCGGCTGATGGTGTTCGGCAGGATGGACCTCGGCGAGGACCCGCGTGACGTGCTGGACGTGCTTTCCGCGCTACGAGCCGGCTGA
- the crgA gene encoding cell division protein CrgA, with product MPKSKVRKKTAYTPPADRRTPVKIKAAGPSHPLYLIVMFGLMVIGLVWLVLNYIAGPKIPFLTDLGNWNFAIGFALIIGGLFMTMKWR from the coding sequence ATGCCGAAGTCCAAGGTCCGCAAGAAGACGGCGTACACCCCGCCCGCCGACCGGCGCACGCCGGTGAAGATCAAGGCAGCCGGGCCGTCGCACCCCCTCTACCTGATCGTGATGTTCGGGTTGATGGTGATCGGGCTGGTCTGGCTCGTGCTGAACTACATCGCCGGGCCCAAGATCCCCTTCCTGACCGATCTCGGCAACTGGAACTTCGCGATCGGGTTCGCCCTCATCATCGGCGGGCTGTTCATGACCATGAAGTGGCGCTGA
- a CDS encoding class E sortase, protein MPTREDEERDYEGPDSGGAVATKSRGLGGGATAVRTIGEILITAGLVVLLFVVYELYITDIFSANKQANANTVLDDEWKNDRTLHPELVEGQAFARMYIPEFGADYHFTIQEGTTEKSLVVGPGHYTGTPLPGEPGNFAVAGHRVGKGAPFNDLDELHSCSAIIIETHTDFYVYKVLPYEDEQKGWETGKGQQPDCRGVSTLRDPNQADGGAYGKTVGRKVVAPNRGDATNPVPYQPKDILPAAGQVSLLTLTTCHPQFSARERLIIHSVLTRQVAKTEVGTIGELTEKLKTAGETR, encoded by the coding sequence GTGCCTACGCGAGAAGACGAAGAGCGGGACTACGAGGGCCCTGACTCTGGCGGAGCCGTCGCGACGAAGAGCCGCGGGCTCGGTGGCGGCGCGACCGCCGTCCGCACGATCGGCGAAATCCTCATAACCGCTGGTCTGGTGGTGTTGCTGTTCGTCGTCTACGAGCTCTACATCACCGACATCTTCTCCGCGAACAAGCAGGCGAACGCCAACACGGTCCTCGACGACGAGTGGAAGAACGACCGCACGCTGCACCCCGAGCTGGTCGAGGGGCAGGCGTTCGCGCGGATGTACATCCCCGAATTCGGCGCCGACTACCACTTCACGATCCAGGAGGGGACCACCGAGAAATCTCTCGTCGTCGGTCCCGGGCACTACACCGGCACGCCTCTTCCGGGTGAACCCGGCAACTTCGCGGTCGCCGGGCACCGGGTCGGCAAGGGCGCGCCGTTCAACGATCTGGACGAGCTGCACTCCTGCTCGGCGATCATCATCGAGACGCACACCGACTTCTACGTCTACAAGGTGCTGCCGTACGAGGACGAGCAGAAGGGCTGGGAGACCGGTAAGGGCCAGCAGCCGGACTGCCGGGGCGTGTCCACCCTGCGCGACCCGAACCAGGCCGACGGCGGCGCGTACGGCAAGACGGTCGGCCGCAAGGTCGTCGCGCCGAACCGCGGCGACGCGACCAACCCGGTGCCGTACCAGCCGAAGGACATCTTGCCCGCCGCCGGTCAGGTCTCGCTGCTCACGCTGACCACCTGTCACCCGCAGTTCTCGGCTCGGGAGCGGCTCATCATCCACTCGGTGCTGACCCGCCAGGTGGCGAAGACCGAAGTCGGCACCATCGGCGAACTGACCGAGAAGCTCAAGACGGCGGGGGAGACGCGCTGA
- a CDS encoding LLM class flavin-dependent oxidoreductase: MRRFGVFLISGRFPGQKDSDVLRRTVEAIEAAERAGFDDVWLAEHHFMPYGVCPSAVTLAAHALGRTRRIVIGTAVSVLSVTHPVALAEQWSTLDAVSGGRFRLGVGRGGPWQDLEVFGTGVDRYERGFEEALDLLLRAMRGGEVEASGEHFRFRPVPMVPEPDRRERPPVLVAGSTRLAAERGLPMLLGLDRDDDEKAALVAEHGSPDGHVSTVLCQVGEDAGDIVRAKLPGWLDIGLAAHVTVDGRARAKRDPWEYTEKLCRIHPVGSPDYCIARLEEAIRRTGVSHVIMMVEATGTTAGTVENIERIGAQVLPYLRASSPAVPGSG; the protein is encoded by the coding sequence GTGAGGCGCTTCGGCGTCTTCCTGATCAGCGGCCGGTTCCCGGGTCAGAAGGATTCCGACGTCCTGCGCCGGACCGTCGAGGCCATCGAGGCGGCCGAGCGGGCGGGCTTCGACGACGTCTGGCTGGCCGAGCACCACTTCATGCCCTACGGGGTGTGCCCGTCCGCGGTGACGTTGGCGGCGCACGCGCTCGGCCGGACCCGGCGGATCGTCATCGGCACGGCGGTCAGCGTGCTGTCGGTGACGCATCCCGTCGCGCTGGCCGAGCAGTGGTCGACGCTGGACGCGGTGTCCGGCGGCCGGTTCCGGCTCGGCGTCGGCCGCGGCGGGCCGTGGCAGGACCTCGAGGTGTTCGGCACCGGCGTCGACCGCTACGAGCGTGGCTTCGAGGAGGCGCTCGACCTGCTGCTGCGTGCGATGCGGGGCGGCGAGGTCGAAGCGAGCGGTGAGCATTTCCGGTTCCGGCCGGTGCCGATGGTGCCGGAGCCTGACCGTCGCGAGCGGCCGCCGGTGCTCGTCGCCGGTTCGACGCGGCTGGCCGCCGAACGTGGCCTGCCGATGTTGCTCGGGCTGGACCGCGACGACGACGAGAAGGCCGCGCTGGTGGCCGAACACGGTTCGCCGGACGGGCATGTGTCGACCGTGCTGTGCCAGGTCGGCGAGGACGCCGGGGACATCGTGCGCGCGAAGCTGCCCGGCTGGCTGGACATCGGGCTGGCCGCGCACGTGACCGTCGACGGCAGGGCGCGTGCCAAGCGCGATCCTTGGGAGTACACGGAAAAGCTGTGCCGGATCCATCCGGTCGGCAGCCCGGACTACTGCATCGCGCGGCTGGAAGAGGCGATCCGCCGTACCGGTGTCTCCCACGTGATCATGATGGTGGAAGCCACCGGCACGACGGCCGGGACGGTGGAGAACATCGAGCGCATCGGCGCTCAGGTTTTGCCTTACTTGAGGGCTAGCAGTCCCGCAGTTCCGGGCTCTGGTTGA
- a CDS encoding SCO5389 family protein yields the protein MSLDVSPALLEKAERGEVDDAEFVACVQESLPYAWEVITTVIADLKGSSEGFADHETPPPSEAERGQLLRALASDAIRGGLERHFGVKLAFQNCHRVGAFRLAEVDSDRYRAFISARGQLLNQSPELRDC from the coding sequence ATGTCGCTGGATGTTTCCCCCGCCCTGCTGGAAAAAGCCGAGCGTGGCGAAGTGGACGACGCGGAGTTCGTCGCCTGTGTGCAGGAATCACTGCCCTACGCCTGGGAGGTGATCACCACGGTGATCGCGGACCTGAAGGGCTCCTCCGAAGGCTTCGCGGACCACGAGACCCCGCCGCCGAGCGAGGCCGAACGCGGCCAGCTGCTGCGCGCGCTGGCCTCGGACGCCATCCGAGGCGGGCTCGAACGGCACTTCGGCGTGAAGCTCGCCTTCCAGAACTGCCACCGCGTCGGCGCGTTCCGGCTCGCCGAGGTGGACAGCGACCGGTACCGCGCGTTCATCTCCGCCCGAGGGCAGCTGCTCAACCAGAGCCCGGAACTGCGGGACTGCTAG